The genomic segment TCATTCTTTCGGCTCAAGTTGGGGGCGATTTCGATAAAACCGGATTGCCTGACCCTTTGATTCTGAACTTTATTTTCTCCTTCTGCGAAGGAAAAATCGCGCGGCTCCTTATCCTGGTGACGCGGCAAGGGCAGTCCGAACCAGACGTCAGAAAAATTGGCGGGTAGCAACATGCGTCGGCTAGAATACGAATTCCAGGTGACTAACCCAGCCATACCATGCCGAACCGAGATGCACCGTGAATCCAGACTACATACAGAGTGGCGCGCCGCCTTCGGCCCGTTCACGCTGTCGCCATCCGAACGCCTATTAGAGCGGGATGGCGTGCCGGTCCGGCTCGGAGGACGTGCGCTCGATATATTGGTCGTACTGGTGGAATCCGCCGGCGAGACAATCGGCAAGAAGGAACTCATCGCGCGCGTGTGGCCGGGCATGGTGGTCGAGGAGGGCAGCCTCCGGTTTCACATGGTCGCCGTACGCAAGGCCCTCGGGGACGTGGGAGGCGGCACCCGCTACATCGTCAATACGGCCAACAAGGGTTATACCTTCATTGGTCGCGTTGAGCGCCAGGAGCTGGCGGCTCAGATCAGGCCGGCGTCACCAAATATTGTAAAACCTTTGCCGGCGCTGGCGACCGCCATCCTCGGACGCGACGAGGAGGTGCGTGCGCTCGTCGGCAATCTGCTGCAGCGCCGGTTTGTGTCGGTTGTCGGCGCCGGCGGCATCGGCAAGACAACCGTGGCAATCGCCGCGACCCAGATGGCGGCCATGCACTTTGACGGCGATGTGCATTTCGTCGATCTCTCCGCCACTTCCGGGGCTGGACTGATACGTGCGACCGTGGCTAGCGCTGTCGGACTGCAGAACCGCTTAGACGATTTATCCGCCCTGGAAGCACACTTGTCGGACCGGAAGTCGCTCATCATTCTGGACTGCTGCGAGCACGTTATCGGCGAAGCTGCGGAGCTTGCCGAAGTGGTGGTGCGCGGCTGCCCTCAAGTTCACGTTCTCGCGACCAGCCGCGAGCCGCTTCTCGCTCACGGGGAGTTTGTCTATCGCCTGCAACCACTGCGGTTCCCGCCGGATGGCGAAGGAACGACCGCCGCATCAGCGCTGGCATATCCTGCGGTCAAACTGTTCGTAGAGCGCGCGGCCGCAAACGGTTCCGGATTTGAGCTGAAGGATAGCGATGCCCCTCTGGCGTCGCAACTCTGCCGCGAACTGGAAGGCATTGCATTGGCTATCGAGCTGGCGGCTGGGCGAATAGAAGCCCTGGGCTTGAAGGCCATCACCTCGCATTTCGATGCAAGCATCAGGTTGATGTGGCATGGAAGGCGCACCGCCGTTCCGCGTCACCAAACGCTCAACGCGACGCTCGACTGGAGCTTTAATCTGCTGAATGACGACGAAAAGCAGCTACTTCGCCGACTCTCGGTATTCGCTGGCACCTTTTCTCTCGACGCAGCTATCGCGGTGTGTTGTTCTGACTGCGACAGGACTGTTGGCATTGAGCTGATTGCCAGCCTGGTGTCAAAATCATTGGTTACCGTCGATGCGGGCGGCCCTGCGCTTCGCTACAGCATGCTGGACACAACCAAGTCATACAGCAGGAAAAAACTGTCTGATTTAGAGGAAGAGGCAGACGTATGCCAGCGATTTGCCATGTACTTCGATGCCTGGGCGCAGCAATGGTTGACGCAAAACCTGGAACGAGAGGCGCTCAATGTTATGCGAACGGAATTGCCCAACTTGCGCGCGGCGTTAGAGTTGCATTTTCGAGACGGCGGCCGGACGGCGGGGGCGGTCAGGCTCGCAGCTGCACTTTGTCCACTGCTGCTGCAACTGTCTCAGGTTAACGAGTGTGCACGCTGGGCGCGAGCTGCCCTGTTGCAGCTCCCCCCATCGTTGTTGGGCTCGCACGTTGAAGTACAACTTCAAGGTGCGCTTGGCCAATCATTGATTTATTCGACCGGGAACAGAGGTGGCGATGCTGCCAGGGCGTTTACCCGCGCTCTGGAGGTGGCCGAACACCTGGGCGATGTGCGCAGCACTCTCCACTTGTTAAACGGTTATGTGGTTCTGCTGCATCGAGAAGGGAAATATACCGATGCACTGGCGACAGCCAGAAAGGCCGAATCTCTCCTGCCCGGACTCGATGATCCGGAGTTGCAGGCCACCGTCAACTCGCTTCTGGGCATGGCGCTTCAACTTGTTGGCAAGCTCAACGAAGCACATCGGCACTGGGAAGATTGCATTTCTTACGGAGCGGGCGCCTCTTCCTTTTCCACTTCAACGCTTGGTTTCGACTTCCACATCCTGGCGTTGTGCGGATTGGCGCGCGGCCTGTGGCTCACCGGCCACTATTCAAAAGCCAGGGCCATCGCCGGCGAGACCATGGAGAAGGCACGCGACTCCGGGCATGCGGTCACGTATTGCATTGCGCTTATCTGGGCAGGTTCGGTGTTCGTTTGGGGCCGTGATGTCAACCGATTGCACGATATCGTCGAAGAAGTGGAGCGTGTGGCTAAATGCCATTCCCTTATCCCGTACCTCAATGTCGTTAGCATCACGCGTGGCCAGATTCTGATTGCCAGGGGACGCGTCAACGAAGGTATTGAACGCATCAAAAGCGCGGTCGAAGTGCTTCACGATTGCCGGTATGAGTTAGTGACCTCTCTTTCCCTGGTCATAGTGGCAAGGGGGCTTTCCGCCATGTCGCTGCATGCCGCGGCCCTTGGGATGTGCGATGAGGTGGAGCAGCTCATCCGTACCGAGGGAGATTTCCTGCGCATGCCCGAACTGTTTGCGGCACGTGGACATTGTCTCGCGGCGGCAGGTCGTCCCGATGAAGCTGAAAAAAGTTATCTCGAAGCTATCGGACTGGCTCGCTCTCAGGGCGCTAAATCGGGCGAGGTCAGGGCGGCGGTCTCCCTTGCCCAGCATTTAATCGGCGTCGACCGTACCGAGGACGCACATCGCATACTTCAGCCATACCTGATTGACGCAGGTGATGAGGTATCACAAGACCTGGTGTTGGCGCGCAGCCTTCTGGTGTAAGTCCTTCTTGGTCAGAGCTCGGCGATGACCTCCATTGTCGAATTGCATCTATGGCATGGAAAGCATGTTTGTTGTCTGAGGTTCTTGGCGCTCACCATTTTCTGTAACTCGCAAAAGCAAACAATGCATAACTCGACTTCTCGCCGTCGCTTGGTAAAGATGGAGATATAACCATCTGCCATGAATAACCGAGAAGGGGAGCGAAATGCATGAGCGGGACAAAACACGGATTGCCGTACTGGTTTGCCTCGCAGCGCCGCTACTTCAGGCTGGAGTAAATGCGACGCTAGCGGAAGAGCCGGATATCGAGCTTGTTAACGCAGAACTTATCTCGGTGCACCGAAAAATCGATGTTGTCATAGCCGATAGTTTTACCGCGACGAAACTTGCCGAGGGGCGAAGAGACTTTTCTCCTGGTCATGGCCTTGAGTCCGCCAGGATCCTGGTCATCACGTCACAGGTACGCGAGCACGCTATTCTGATGGCGCTGGAACACGGCATCCACGGTTTTCTGCTGACCACATCCCCGGTTCACGACCTCCTGGCGAGCATTAGCGCACTAGCGTGCGGCGGCAACTACATGTGCGCTCCCGTCCTGCGACAGTTGGCGCAAGTGGCCGAGCGCGATATGTTAACGGGCAGAGAAGGTGAGGTGCTACAGCTACTCGCCAAAGGACAGAGCAACAAATCCATCGCCCGTGGCCTGGATATCGCCGTTGGCACCGTAAAAACCCATGTTCAGTCAATCATGTCCAAGCTGGACGCAGGCTGTCGGACCGAGGCTGTGAGCGTTGCGATAGAGCGCGGACTGGTCGAGCTGCCCGAATCCTTACTGCGACATATAAAGCCGCATGCCTTTGCTGCGGCTTGGCAGGCTTCTGCTCAGCCCGAACTGGTTCAGGCCTGATCATTCTTTAGATCAGCATCCTTGCCGGTATTGTTGTGTTCTTGCTGCCGAGCGCTGTATTCGCAGTTCTTGCATCTGATATGCATCCATGCGGTTTCGCGTCGCTTCGTCGATACTATTTATCTGGCTTGAAAGTGCGGCGCAGGTAAAGTAGTTTCTTTGGGGGGCTGTCGAAGTGCTGCTTACCACGCTGGGTCCACTTTCGTACTTTCTGGCCTCTATCCGCCGGTCGGCTGC from the Collimonas arenae genome contains:
- a CDS encoding ATP-binding protein is translated as MHRESRLHTEWRAAFGPFTLSPSERLLERDGVPVRLGGRALDILVVLVESAGETIGKKELIARVWPGMVVEEGSLRFHMVAVRKALGDVGGGTRYIVNTANKGYTFIGRVERQELAAQIRPASPNIVKPLPALATAILGRDEEVRALVGNLLQRRFVSVVGAGGIGKTTVAIAATQMAAMHFDGDVHFVDLSATSGAGLIRATVASAVGLQNRLDDLSALEAHLSDRKSLIILDCCEHVIGEAAELAEVVVRGCPQVHVLATSREPLLAHGEFVYRLQPLRFPPDGEGTTAASALAYPAVKLFVERAAANGSGFELKDSDAPLASQLCRELEGIALAIELAAGRIEALGLKAITSHFDASIRLMWHGRRTAVPRHQTLNATLDWSFNLLNDDEKQLLRRLSVFAGTFSLDAAIAVCCSDCDRTVGIELIASLVSKSLVTVDAGGPALRYSMLDTTKSYSRKKLSDLEEEADVCQRFAMYFDAWAQQWLTQNLEREALNVMRTELPNLRAALELHFRDGGRTAGAVRLAAALCPLLLQLSQVNECARWARAALLQLPPSLLGSHVEVQLQGALGQSLIYSTGNRGGDAARAFTRALEVAEHLGDVRSTLHLLNGYVVLLHREGKYTDALATARKAESLLPGLDDPELQATVNSLLGMALQLVGKLNEAHRHWEDCISYGAGASSFSTSTLGFDFHILALCGLARGLWLTGHYSKARAIAGETMEKARDSGHAVTYCIALIWAGSVFVWGRDVNRLHDIVEEVERVAKCHSLIPYLNVVSITRGQILIARGRVNEGIERIKSAVEVLHDCRYELVTSLSLVIVARGLSAMSLHAAALGMCDEVEQLIRTEGDFLRMPELFAARGHCLAAAGRPDEAEKSYLEAIGLARSQGAKSGEVRAAVSLAQHLIGVDRTEDAHRILQPYLIDAGDEVSQDLVLARSLLV
- a CDS encoding response regulator transcription factor, which gives rise to MHERDKTRIAVLVCLAAPLLQAGVNATLAEEPDIELVNAELISVHRKIDVVIADSFTATKLAEGRRDFSPGHGLESARILVITSQVREHAILMALEHGIHGFLLTTSPVHDLLASISALACGGNYMCAPVLRQLAQVAERDMLTGREGEVLQLLAKGQSNKSIARGLDIAVGTVKTHVQSIMSKLDAGCRTEAVSVAIERGLVELPESLLRHIKPHAFAAAWQASAQPELVQA